The following nucleotide sequence is from Triticum dicoccoides isolate Atlit2015 ecotype Zavitan chromosome 7B, WEW_v2.0, whole genome shotgun sequence.
ccagtgattcatacacaaattagtgaggaagctaatgatgatgatcatgaaacttcagaccaagttactacagaacctcgtaggtcttccagagtatggtccgcaccaaagtggtacgataatcctattctggaagtcatgttactagaccatgatgaatctacgaactatgaggaagcgatgatgagcccagattccgcgaaatggctagaggccataaaatttgagataggatccatgtgtgagaacaaagtatcgactttggttgacttgctcgatgatcaacaagccatgttaaataaatggatcttcaagaggaagacagacactaatagtagtgttactatctactaagttcaacttgttgtgaaaggttttcgacaagttcaaggtgttgaatacgatgagattttctcacttgtaacgatacttaagtctgtcagaatcatgttagcaattgccacatttttgaaatctggcaaatagatgacaaaactgcattccttaaatggatatttcttaaagaagtgttgtatatgatacaaccagaaggttttgtaaatcctaaaggtgctaacaaaatgtgcaagctctagcgatccatcaatggactggtgcaagcatctcggagttggaatatatgctttgatgagttgatcaaagcatatggttttatacagacttttggagaagcctgtatttgcaagaaagtgagtgggatctctgtagaatttctaatactatatgtagatgacatattgttaattggaaatgatataaaaattctggatagcataaaaggatacttgaataagagtttttcaaagaaagacatcggtgaagctacttacacattgagcatcaagatctatatagatagatcaagacgcctgataagatttttcaatgagtacataccttgataagattttgaagtagttcaaaatggaacagtcaaagaaggagttcttgcttgtgttgcaaggtgtgaagttgagtaagactcaaaacccgaccatggcagaaaatagaaagggaatgaaaagtcattccctatgcctcagtcataggttctataaagtatgctatgctgtgtaccagacctattgtataccttgctctgagtttggcaaaggaatacaattttgatctaatagtagatcactggacaacggtcaagaatatccttagtgacgactaaggagatgtttctcgattattgaggtgataaaaagagttcgtcgtaaaagttacatcagtgcaaacttttacattgatccagatgactctaagtctcaatctggatacatattgaaagtgggagtaattagctagagtagctccgtgcagagcattgtcaacatagaatatttgcaaaatacatacggctatgtatgtgacagacccgttgactaaacttctctcacgagcaaaacatgatcataccttagtactctttgggtgttaatcacatagcaatgtgaactagattatttaatctagtaaatcctttgggtgttggtcacaacgatgtgaactatggatgttaatcacatacagatgtgaatattgttgttaaatcacatgatgatgtgaactagattattgactctagtgcaagtgggagactgaaggaaatatgccgtaggggaaataataaagttattgtttatttccttatttcatgataaatgtttattattcatgctagaattgtattaaccgggaacttagtacatgtgtgaatacatagacaaacataatgtcactagtatgcctctacttgactaactcattaatcaaagatggttaagtttcctaaccatagacatgtgttgttatttgattaacgggattacatcattaggagaatgatgtgattgacttgacccatttcgttagcttagcacttgaccgtttagtatgttgctattgctttcttcattacttatacatgttcctatgactatgagattatgcaactcccatttaccggaggaacactttgtgtgcaaccaaacatcacaacgtaactgggtgattataaaggagctctacagtccgaaggtacttgttgagttggcgtatttcgagattaggatttgtcactccgattgtcggagaggtatctctgggccctctcggtaatgcacatcactataagccttgcaagcaatgtgactaatgagttagttgtgggatgatgcattacataacgagaaaagagacttgccggtaatgagattgaaataggtattgagataccgacgatcgaatctcgggcaagtaacataccgatgacaaagggaacaaatgtatgttgttatgcggtttgaccaataaacatcttcgtagaatatgtgggggccaatatgagcatccaggttccgctattggttattgaccggagacgtgtctcggtcatgtctacatagttctcgaacccgtagggtccgcacgcttaaagttagatgacggttatattatgagtttatgtgttttgatgtaccgaaggtagttcagagtcccaatgacatcggggacatgacgaggagtctcgaaatggacgatacgtaaagatcgatatattggacgactatattcggacttcagaaaggttctgagtgattcgggtatttttcggagtaccgaagagttacgggaattcggcagggagtatatgggccttattgggccatacgggaatagaggagagaggccaaaagggaggaggcatgcgccccccccccctctggtccgaattgtacaagggatgcagcccccttttccttcttcctctccccctctttccttctctcctactccaacaagggaaggaggagtcctactcccagtgggagtaggacacccccttggcgcgccctcctcctacgtcggccgcctccccccttgctcctttatatacaggggcatggggcaccccatagacacaacaattgattattgatctcttagccgtgtgcggtgcccccctccaccatattccacctcgataatatcgtagtggtgcttaggcaaagccttgcatcaatagaacatcatcatcgtcatcacgccatcgtgctgacggaactctccctcaaagctcagctggatcggagttcgagggacgtcatcgagttgaacgtgtgctgaactcggaggtgccgtacgataGATCGACTTGAatgcgtcttcttgctccagcattCAAGTTCCATTTCAAGGGAGGACAACGTACCATGATACTTTCTGTTTTGTCGAgccttcggtacttgatcggtaggatcgtgaagacatacgactacatcaaccgcgttgtactaatgcttccgcttacggtctacgagggtacgtggacaacactctcccctctcattgctatgcatcaccatgatcttgcgtgtgcgtaggaaactttttaaattactacgttacccaacagggggcaccccatagacacataagttgatcattgatctttgagccgtgtgcggtgccgcccctccaccataatctacctcggtcatatcgtcgtagtgcttaggtgaagccctgctggtagcttcatcatcaccgtcatcacaccgtcgcgctgacgaagctcttccccgacactctactggatcgtgagttcgtgggacgtcactgagccgaacgtgtgcagatcgcgtaggtgtcgtaccttcagtgctaggatcggtcgatcgtgaagacgtactactacatcaaccgcgttgtcataacgcttcctcttacggtctacgagggtacgtggacaatactctcccctctcgttgctatgcatcaccatgatcttgcgtgtgcatagaatttttttgaaattactacgttccccaacaagtagtgccatagatggcttcatttattagcctGTAGACTCATCTTCTCTTGGGAAGCGCTATGACAGTAACATATAATGTTACTCTAAACAGatctctcctcattaaatacatGTCACATGATCAAATTTGTTTTGgaatgcgctatgttactagctaagcctCTCCTGAAAATGGGTCAGTGGTTCGATAACGATGGCAGcttctaaaacgtgtgcatgtggtgTGCGCTTTAGGTAGGCTGCACCGGCTGTTGGTCCCGATACGTTATGTGGATGGATCATCGACGACACCAGTTTTAGATATGGGGAGTAAGAGCACTCCACATTATCGAGTTTGTAGGTGTCAATGGTGGCTTCAGATgaattgatgtatgtttttgtcagACCTTTGTGGTATAATTCATAAAGATGGTTGTATGCTTCGACTGATGCAGAGACTGGGGATTTAACCTCCTTTCTAAAAAAATgtcactagctaagttactcccactatgactagcctagggagCATCGTCCTGCCTTCAAGGTTTTGGGTTTGAGCCTATTGAATGCACCGTTGTCTTTCGATTATTTTCTAAAGCGAGCGAACAGGAAAGTGGACACTCCTGCCGAACTAGTGATTAATCAGTTTATGGGTGATTTAAGGTATGGCAATATGACAAtcgtgttagagttgtgtcgagtattgtgtacaaggtaagttatagttggactctgagtagtattgtgtttagatagaatATAGAGTCATGTCCAACTAGGACACgtatatcctaggcctctcatatatagtggaggtagacacacgatgtaatctatgccaacataatagcacaggaatGCAGGGGAAGCCAGCGGCATGTGCCgacgtccagggcgaccgggtgcagtattgtagcggtgtcatggggaggagcgcccataatcAAGCCCTGGGGATATAGCCATATTGGCGaaactcgttaacaaatctcgctttcgtgctcgtgtgattgcttggtcctcggatgatcgatgaAGCACCTCGGATTTCTAACAAGTGGTATAAGAGCTAGGTTGTTCGAAGGTTGTGGATTGTTGATCGAGAGGAAGGCTTGATGTTTAGGTCGGTATCGTGTACACGATAGTTTCCGCAATATGTGTTGGCACGGTTGAGATCGATCGGAAGAAATCAAGCGAACAGTAATGTCCGCGAGTTGTGGTCGTAATCGGATGTTTGAGGTGGAGTTCTCGGCGAGATCCGACAACAGCGGCGGCGAGGTATAGCGCAAGCAGCAGGGTTATCGATTGATGCGGCGCCTGGAAGCGACCTGGTTAGGTGCGCGTTGGCGCAGCGATCGTGAAGCGCAGCTGAGCAGCGGCGTGGCAGGAGGCACCTGGAGCACGTGGCagcggacgagacttgcctgctcccccgacgtgtgcccatccgtgctcgcGCGTACGTGGCTtgttttgattggaacaaaataaggcccggccccacccccttaaaatcagggagGGATATAATTAgattagaaaaagaaaaaggaaaaaacagccgTAGAATGAAGTGGGAACATGAATGAGAGCATGAGAAAGGAGTAGGCAAGCCGGATCGCGTGGCAGCCTAGGCAGAGGCTGAGTTGGGGCGCACTGCTGGACGATGTCCAAGTCGTTGGCAGCCACCTACATGCCCGTGATTTCTGCGTCCAGAAGCTTGGCGCTGTGCAGGCGCGTGAGATTTGTTTTGGATCAAAAGGAGGACCGAGTCCTCGTATACGACGCGGACGGAGGCAGCCAGATCAGATTCAAGCAAAATATCCATTAATTTGTATTACATCAGAAAGCACAGGTTTAGCCAAAGCAATTAGCTAGCATCAGAAGTTGAAGCCAAGGAGGTAAGTTCACGTGAAGCAAAGGCTAGTAGTACATGGACCAATCAGGTTCTGTATGTGTACGCCAGTACTTTGGGCATCAAGTGGGAAGCTTGGTTATTTcttcatagtcggccgtacaaagAATCATGGCGCCAACAGGTgccaggtttgaggtggagaagttcatcGGAACTAGAAActttgggttatggcagacaaAGGTAAAAATTTGTTGGCACGACAGGaatgcttgaaggcgttgcgggaagtcaatttagctaagatggaattatcatgtgatggatggaaattcACAGAAGACGATTTAGAGCCTCGAGCGTGTCGTACAGTCGAACGAGTTTGGCTGGGTCAGACTAcatagtctgacggatcgacgtaaTTCGGTTGGTatagaagacggtggtgggattgccaacgacgacataggagcgtgatgctgatggtgaccgacttctgggcgtgtcAACACGCGGCGCAGACCTGAGGGCTTGTGTGGCTTTGAAaagactatggcgcgggattgattcaaggtggtgtatacacTGAGCTTGAGGTCGATGAGGCGCAagagtggactgatcatctaccatggagtcatgttgaaggtggagctgcagTCTAATGGAAGACTTCGCTCGGTGCTGATTGAGGGGCTGCGGCGTAAGTCGatagagagtcgaagcctatttagTCGGGAAAAAGTGAGGGACACGTAATTTGGACTGGAGCCCAgttgtctgatggaagcgtgaaactcgtcatcggtcagtgatgatcggtggtactctgcactggggttgagtggtgtgggttcgcgacaCTTGAATCTCGaccaggacagcggaggctcgacatgGTAATAGCGGTGAGGCGTGCAGTATGCACGGGGCATGAAGACGGGGTAGGGCTCTGGTCGTCATgcgtgtggtgagacaactgcgaatttgactcgggttgactacaagcaacagtaaaattccttcaagttttagataagcggtcaagaaaggagctgtGATGTTGAGTTTagataactcttatgtgtgacaccccaatatgtgagttgttcactttaacGCAGGTAAATTATCGGTGCGTGATGGCGTTGAacagatactctggaagttgggagcacaaacgaGAGTAAGGGGAACTTAATTTTGTTCGAGTATTGACTATGGTCAAGAAaaggagggactacaagttgcatgtggagtctttggagtagcagtggtactcatgggataaactcaagtccaatgtacatggaagtttgaggcattgacgaattcaaggtggtggagaatattcgccaaggtggagtttgttagagttgtgtcgaatactgtgtacaaggtaggttacagttggactctgagtagtattgtgtttagataggatatggagtcgtgtccaagtaggatacttgtatcctaggcctctcatatatagtggggtagacacacgatgtaacatatgctAACATAATAACacaggaacgcaggggaagccggcggcatgtgccgacgtccagggcgaccgggtgcggtattgtagcggtgtcatgtggAGGAGTgctcatagtcaggccccgggaatgtagccatattggtgaacctcgttaaaaaatctcggtgtcgtgctcgtgtgattgcttggttctcGGATGATCGACGAAGCGCCTTGAATTTCTAACAAATCGTGTGGACGGTTTTATCTCTGCCAAACTAGGTTTGGCTTTACCTGATTAAAGGCATGTTTGGTTTTCAGCCTAAGATTGCCACGCCTAACCTTAATCATGCCACAACATCTTAGACATGTGTTTAATTCATTACCACACTTTTCTAGTTATATGGTCCACATATCATAGGTTTAATTTTTTgtcgaatcttgccacacttgtgacgTTCATTTTGTTAGCCATAAGGAGGCTCTAAATAAACAAGTTTCGAGTTCTTGGTCAACTCTCTGTGTACCATCTTTTCTCGAGTACGCACACTACGAGTGTGCGTACTATATTTTGAAGAAGGAGTGGGGGTAAAGAGCCCCTCCACGTTGACGGTTACATCACATGTTACAACCCCAACTCCACCATCAACAGGGGGTAGCTATTCTATTTCGCCTAGGCCTACCTCTAGTGCCATTAGAACGACACCTACGCTCGCCTTTAGGAGGCCTGCCATCTCTGCGTGCTTGCCAGCTGCAAAGGTTGAACACCTTAACAATTGGCTAGCTTCTGTCATGCATCGGCTGGTAGCTAAGTACCATGATTAGCATATTGTAACGTGCCTTTGTCCTCTCTGGGTAAAGAATATGGCTGCTAGAATCAACAGAACTCAAACAAGAATGTGTGTCTCAAATAACAAAACCGGTGTACCAGGTCTGGTGATGGGGATGATGTGATGTAACCTCCGGCCGGCTGCCGGCCTGTATGGGTTCAATTTCATCCCGTTCCATTATTTTTTCTATATCTGCAGTACCGAAGACAGAGACAGCTACGACATATAGTGTGTGGAATGTGAAGCGACAAGAAAAACTATAGTTGCTTTGTAAATCTAATAACATGAAGGAGGATGTAGATGCTTCTTGTTTTTCTCTCAGCTGAAAAACATTAATCGTCATTCGCAAATAAATGAATAATAATAATCGTCATCTGTTCGCCTTGTTCTAGACTTGTTGGGCGCATTTTGGTATTGTAATTGATTGTGGTAATTTTGCCAGACTATTTTCACCAATTTATCATTCGGTCAACCAGCCATTTCTTGCCTTCGTGGCTATTTTGTACATCCTATTGTAATGCAAGGCCATTTGTTCCATGATAGCGGTCTTTTCGTTGGCGATAAGTCCCATTCGTTGGCCGGAGGCAAGGTCATGGAGTTTCCTAGCTGACACACACATTTGTTGCCTCATATTTCTTATCACAGATATAAATTAATTCTATATCACTCAAACAAAATCCCATCCTCAACTTACTCCCTTCACGGCCACGTTTCTCGGGCATTGAAATCGGCCAGCTATGGCAACCGCACCTTACTCATGGCCGCCCTTCCCACCCACTTGCCGCCGCCACATACACTCTTATAAACTACTccttcctttccggtttataggactCATCTCAATTTTTTCGTTTTTCCAATTTAAAGGGCTCATCTCCATCTCCTATtgagatttcaaggtgcattaaacctttgcatgtagtaattaaaaaggaacTCCCCAATGCATGTAACTTTCCTACTCATCTAGTGGTcaagcatgcatgcactgcaaTTAATTCAAATtaatgcatcattttaatttgggtAGTTTTGtagagtacgagatacattcccccATTCACcaagtgtcttggttgatgagattttagATTTGAACCTTATAAACTGGATAGGAGGGAGTAGGCACTTCCAAGTCCTCGTGTCTAACTTTAGTTTTTGCACTTAAAATTGCCTTCAATATCTTTTCAGGGGGTGGAGACTTTTTTTTTCAAGAACATTGGATTTAAATGACTTTATAATAGTGGTCTAGAAAGGAGCGCCTATGTGCCGCTTGCTGTGAGACAAACAACTTCTTTTTAGATTCAGTAAGACAAACAACTGCCTCACCTACAGGGCGCcgtgatgggccggcccagtaggaCGTGAGTTGTCACACTGATGTCACTTGAATTTACTTTTATGTCTCAAAAAAAACTTGAATTCACTTTTCCGTGTTTTTAGTTTTATTTATATTTTAAATTCACATACTTCAAAAAACAATTATATAAGAAATTCAAatccatgaatttgaaaaatgtaatCATAGAATAAAAACTGTATAGTGcagttttaaaaaatgttgataACTTCATAAAAAATACTTTTCACAATGAAAAAGGTTCCTACGTTTTAAAACAATgatgtgattttttttcaaaaatatgtgTATACAATGTAAAAATATGTTCCTATGTTAAAAAACTGATGTCATTTTTTCTAAAATGTGTAAACAATGTAAAAAATATATGTATAATGTAAAACAAATGTTACGTACCATTAAAAATGTACTTGAGATTGTATGGAAATATTACTGCATTTAAAAAGACCTTTGTGACATTTTTAAAAGTGTTATATAGAATGTAAAAAATGTTTATGTAGGTTAGGACAACGTTTATTTCCATTAAAAGATGTATGTGATATTAAAAAAAATCGACTGTTTCCATAAATGTCCATGAAATTTTCGAAAACAATTATACAATGTGAAAAATTGTTTCGTGTAGTATAAAAATGGTTTATTGCCACTAAAATATGTACAACGTGTATATGAAAAATATTAACGTCGTCTATTTGAAAAAGTTTTCAAAACATGTATTTTAAAACAAATGTGCATCATGTGTTTTAATAATTATATCCaacgtgtattaaaaaatgtttcaCGTGTGCTCTAAAAATGTACATTGCATACTAAGAAAAAGTAGACACGTGTTGaaataaagataaagataaaaaccgacgaaaaaacaaAATGAAAAGCAAAGAAAACCGTAGaagcaagaaagaaaagaaagaaatgtaTAACAAATGAAGAAATAAAAACCATAAAGTCCAATGAGAAGACAAAATAAACAAAAGTTAAATGGAAAAGTAAACAAATAAAACCAAGAAACAACAAAAGAAACAGGGAAAAAAACTGTACCAGAGCGAAGCTGCAGCGCGATACTATTGGCTCAGCCGCGCTAATGGGCGGGCCCGCTAGTCGTCGCCCGTAGGCAATTAATCTGTACGGGCGACATATAGCATTTGCAGGTCCACAGCGCCCCTAAACTTTATTATCTCAGCAGTCAGCACCCCATTTTTCGGCCCAGCCACGAAGCCCAGAGAAGGCCCAAACGGCCCGACGGCGACGGCCCACGTATGCAATGAAAACGCAGCAGCCCAAGCGGTTCCCTGTTCGCAGCAGCAGCCAGCTCTCTCTCCAGGCCGAGTCGTCAGAGgggagcaccgccgccgcccatggccgccgccgccgccggaacagGGGGCCAGACCCTCGGCCGGAGCAGCTTCTCGCGCGCCGCCTCTTCGAAGACCGCCTCCTCCTCGTCACCCCTCACCCCCTCCGGCGTCAAGCTCGGCCCCAACGGCGCCGCCTTCGTCTCCTCCGGCATCCCCGACCTCGACAGTAAGCATGTCCCTGCTCATACCCTCGATTTTGAACTGGGAGAGAGAATGGTCTGTTATGGAAGAATGGCTATGTGCACTGGCCAATTAGGTGGCTCGGTTGGTGCTCGTCAGGCCGTCGTGATTTACCAGCGTTGCTGTCGCAGGGATCCTGGGCGGCGGCTTCCTCCTCGGCTCGGTCGTGATGGTCATGGAGGACTCCGACGCGCCACACCACCTCCTCctgctccgggccttcatggcgcAGGGCGTCGTGCACAAGCAGCCCCTGCTCTTTGCGGCACCTATGAAGGAGCCCCGCTCGTTCCTCGGCGCACTGCCTGCTCCGGCGGCGTCCTCGAAGGAGGACGCGCGGCAGAGGGCGATGGGTGGCGGAGCAGCTGGCGATGGACGAGCAAGTGTATGTCTGTCTTGTGGAAGAAATGTGTTTTGTGGTGAATGTGTGTTCTGAACATGTTTCCTTATTTATCTGGATATCTGCTGTAATTGTGCAGGATGAGGGTTTGAGGATAGCTTGGCAGTACAGGAAATATTTCGGGGACGAGAGGAATTccagtgctgaacacagaggtaatGTCTGAATACTTCCCTTCACTTTGTTTACTTGATGGTTAGTTGTCGTAAAGAGCCATTGTCTCTGTCAAAAAGGAAAACTGGATGATGTTCTAGAAAATTTTAAGATGAAAGGAGTATCAGATTGTCAGTGTAATTGCGGCCTGATGCTAACGGAAGCTACCTGTTATAGTTTAATTGTATAAACATCAATTCTAGGGCTTTTATTTAATTTAAGCTATCGTTACTGTTTTAAGATGTTTCTTAAAAGAGCTGACTCATTTGGCAATGTTGCAGACAGCAAGCAGGAATTTAGCCATGATTTTGATTTACGAAAGCCCCTGGAACGGCATTTGCTCAATGCACAGAATATTGAATGTTTGAGCACTCAAGATGTAGATACTCTCCGTGATCTCCAGGATCGTTCTTCTGCTTTCCTATCCAAGCATCAAAGGTGAGGTTGATTCCTGGATATAATGTTGAGCTTGTTATCACAGACTGATCTGCCTCAAGATGACTATGATTGTTTATTACCACAAAACTGGAGTTGTATACGATCTGATGCATTTTGCCGTATTGCTTCTGACATATCTCGTGTTTTCTGCATTCAGAAAAGAGGGTGGGAATCTGAGTGCGGGACGTATTGCTATACAGTCACTCTGTGCACCACAGTGTGGATATTTTGGGAAGGCAAGTTTTTACTTGAAATTATTTATGCTGACTGGTTGATGGCTTGATGCAGCACATTCAAAATTTGAAGCCAAGTTACATGCTTCCTCCCTTCCAAATCAGTTTTCACATATTAGATTATTTACATGCATTGCAGGACTGGGACATGGTCTCGTTTCTCAGATCATTGAAGGCCATGGTGCGCTCGTCTAACGCCGTTGCCATTATAACATTTCCATACACAGTCCTATCAGATTCTTTCTGCAAGAGATGGCAGCACCTAGCAGACACGCTGCTGTCGATAAAAGCAATCCCAGGCAAGCCTAACACTTCAGAATCTGTTTTCCTGATTGCAACTTCGACTGCCGACCATACATGGCCTGAttgttcattgccatgaacattagATGAGGACAAGGACTTGGCGAAACTCCTCACGGGGTATCAGGACATGGTTGGTTTTCTGCATGTTCATAAGGTGGCACAGACCAACAGCCAGGTACCCACCAAAGTAAACATAGGCTCATAGCTGC
It contains:
- the LOC119336497 gene encoding elongator complex protein 4-like, encoding MAAAAAGTGGQTLGRSSFSRAASSKTASSSSPLTPSGVKLGPNGAAFVSSGIPDLDRILGGGFLLGSVVMVMEDSDAPHHLLLLRAFMAQGVVHKQPLLFAAPMKEPRSFLGALPAPAASSKEDARQRAMGGGAAGDGRASDEGLRIAWQYRKYFGDERNSSAEHRDSKQEFSHDFDLRKPLERHLLNAQNIECLSTQDVDTLRDLQDRSSAFLSKHQRKEGGNLSAGRIAIQSLCAPQCGYFGKDWDMVSFLRSLKAMVRSSNAVAIITFPYTVLSDSFCKRWQHLADTLLSIKAIPDEDKDLAKLLTGYQDMVGFLHVHKVAQTNSQVPVILEASTFSLKLRKRRSLVLERLNQAPVDGSSGPSSGGSGSCSSSTQGSQLNF